The following coding sequences lie in one Blastopirellula retiformator genomic window:
- a CDS encoding HD domain-containing protein, producing MATREKAVEIAATAHAGVKDKQGQPYLLHPLRVMQGVEGETAQIVAALHDVVEDTPITFEDLALEGFSEEVLAALRLVTHDDGQSYADYVIACKANPIARQVKHSDLRDNANLSRLLLRPEKFATDAQRMQRYVLSYRFLEEEMTDVDYKKLMAAL from the coding sequence TTGGCCACGCGCGAGAAAGCGGTAGAAATCGCCGCCACCGCACACGCCGGCGTCAAAGATAAACAGGGCCAACCCTATCTCCTTCACCCATTGCGCGTGATGCAGGGCGTTGAAGGAGAAACGGCGCAAATTGTAGCGGCACTACATGACGTGGTTGAAGACACGCCGATCACTTTCGAGGATCTGGCCCTGGAAGGTTTCAGCGAGGAAGTCCTGGCCGCCCTGCGATTGGTCACGCACGACGACGGTCAGTCGTACGCCGACTATGTCATTGCCTGCAAAGCGAATCCGATCGCCCGGCAGGTGAAACACTCGGACCTGCGCGACAACGCCAACCTCTCGCGACTGCTGCTGCGTCCTGAGAAATTCGCCACCGACGCCCAACGGATGCAACGTTACGTGCTGTCGTACCGTTTTCTGGAAGAGGAGATGACGGACGTGGATTATAAGAAACTGATGGCGGCCCTTTGA
- a CDS encoding DUF1844 domain-containing protein: MSPEAEKPQTEETAADQPAAEATTTHAGAKFDPSKLPPPDFRMLISMLATQAFAAMGQIPNPETGQPMVELGLAKHMIEMLAVIETKTKGNLTTDEEQMLENALHELRMGYVAMSQGKK, translated from the coding sequence ATGAGCCCGGAAGCCGAAAAACCGCAAACCGAAGAAACCGCCGCCGATCAACCGGCGGCCGAAGCGACGACGACGCACGCTGGCGCCAAGTTTGACCCCAGCAAACTGCCGCCGCCAGACTTCCGGATGCTGATCTCCATGCTCGCCACCCAGGCCTTCGCCGCGATGGGGCAAATTCCCAATCCCGAAACCGGGCAGCCGATGGTCGAACTTGGTCTGGCCAAGCACATGATCGAAATGTTGGCAGTGATCGAAACGAAGACCAAGGGCAACCTGACGACCGACGAAGAGCAGATGCTCGAAAATGCCTTGCATGAGCTGCGGATGGGCTATGTGGCGATGTCACAGGGGAAGAAGTAG
- a CDS encoding beta-ketoacyl-[acyl-carrier-protein] synthase family protein, translated as MISHLPTEPVVITGIGMITSIGQDRESTWRAAQRGECGIRRMTNLGPIPDNLVLGAPVDLPNQDPDVMKPMQLNDIAAAEAMRDSQIDLTDVDLDRFGCAISGHMGDAAGRSVLEGRDVNWVTSGNRWWQQLYPNTSCGQIANRYGLMGPRICHSTACASGLIDMLSAVRAIRDNQCDVALVGSGETIDPLFAAGFRSMRVLSDSEDPKNSCRPFDKNRNGFVMGEGSAMFVIERLSHAMARGAKIYAEILGCRCLSEAHHVTGLDMESGALERLLNDTLRISDLTPRDIEYVNCHGTGTKQNDINEIRGIRSSFGIQAQRTCVSSLKSMLGHLVNASGSVELAITTMALRDGFIPPTSNLRNPDPECDLDCIPQVGRQLKAQHALKLSVAFGGHLVAVAIRRWNDAATGFGYPEEIRRAA; from the coding sequence GTGATTTCGCATCTCCCCACAGAACCTGTCGTCATCACCGGAATCGGCATGATCACCTCGATCGGCCAAGACCGCGAATCGACATGGCGCGCCGCCCAGCGCGGCGAGTGCGGAATCCGCCGAATGACGAACCTGGGACCGATTCCAGATAATCTGGTCTTGGGCGCCCCGGTCGATCTGCCCAATCAAGATCCCGACGTCATGAAGCCAATGCAGCTGAATGACATTGCCGCCGCCGAGGCGATGCGCGACTCCCAAATCGACCTGACCGACGTCGACCTTGACCGCTTTGGCTGTGCGATCAGCGGACACATGGGCGACGCTGCGGGACGCAGCGTGCTGGAAGGCCGCGACGTCAACTGGGTCACCTCTGGCAACCGCTGGTGGCAGCAGCTCTACCCCAACACTTCCTGCGGGCAGATCGCCAATCGCTACGGCCTGATGGGGCCGCGGATCTGCCACTCGACCGCCTGCGCTAGCGGCTTGATCGACATGCTGAGCGCCGTGCGAGCGATTCGCGACAACCAATGCGACGTCGCCTTGGTTGGCAGCGGCGAGACGATCGATCCCCTGTTTGCCGCCGGTTTTCGCAGCATGCGCGTCCTGTCAGATAGCGAAGACCCCAAAAACTCGTGCCGCCCGTTCGACAAAAATCGGAATGGCTTTGTGATGGGAGAAGGCTCGGCGATGTTCGTCATCGAGCGTCTGAGCCACGCGATGGCTCGCGGCGCCAAGATCTACGCCGAGATCCTCGGCTGCCGCTGCTTGTCGGAAGCGCACCATGTGACCGGCTTGGACATGGAGAGCGGCGCCCTGGAGCGTCTGCTGAACGATACCCTCCGTATCAGCGATCTAACCCCGCGCGACATCGAATACGTCAACTGCCACGGCACTGGCACCAAACAGAACGACATCAACGAAATCCGCGGCATTCGATCTTCGTTCGGCATTCAAGCGCAGAGGACGTGCGTCAGCAGTCTGAAGTCGATGCTCGGGCACTTGGTCAACGCGTCCGGCAGCGTTGAGCTGGCTATCACCACGATGGCGCTGCGAGACGGCTTCATCCCGCCGACTTCCAATCTGCGAAATCCTGATCCGGAATGCGACCTCGACTGCATTCCCCAAGTGGGGCGCCAGTTGAAGGCGCAGCATGCCCTAAAGCTCTCGGTCGCCTTTGGCGGCCACCTAGTCGCGGTGGCGATTCGCCGCTGGAACGATGCGGCGACCGGCTTTGGCTATCCCGAAGAGATCCGCCGCGCCGCCTAA
- a CDS encoding HD domain-containing protein, producing MELRPILALVLSSYELSPRGIHGVAHWARVLENGLRVAHETGANKKIVSLFAVLHDSQRESDGHDPLHGPRAADYARRIRSRHLDLTDDEFELLYQACDGHTHEPTHPDITVQSCWDADRLDLGRVGVTPHPSRLCTDYAKQSTTINWAHDRATFGVVPAWVEEEWGIDVTPRK from the coding sequence ATGGAGCTCCGACCGATCTTAGCGCTGGTGCTATCTAGCTACGAACTCTCGCCGCGAGGCATTCATGGCGTCGCCCATTGGGCCCGCGTGCTGGAGAATGGCTTGCGCGTCGCTCACGAAACTGGCGCGAATAAAAAGATTGTTTCGTTGTTCGCCGTGTTGCATGACTCGCAACGCGAATCGGATGGTCACGACCCTCTGCATGGTCCACGGGCGGCCGACTACGCGCGCCGCATTCGTTCTCGGCATCTGGATCTGACCGACGACGAATTTGAGCTGCTGTATCAGGCCTGTGATGGTCACACCCATGAGCCAACGCATCCCGACATCACGGTGCAATCCTGCTGGGATGCCGATCGACTGGACCTCGGCCGGGTTGGGGTCACGCCGCACCCCAGTCGCCTCTGTACCGATTACGCCAAGCAGTCGACGACGATCAACTGGGCCCATGACAGAGCCACGTTTGGCGTGGTTCCGGCCTGGGTGGAAGAAGAGTGGGGAATTGACGTAACGCCGCGGAAATGA
- a CDS encoding division/cell wall cluster transcriptional repressor MraZ, which produces MATADFILGEFNRKIDERFRLSIPTELAEPLCEESADLILVKERPGCLSLWNSAQWQAKLDAGVNLVKAKIDAGRLEGRIADVQMLGRLLSTRQRNVQLAAKGRLLIPEGFREFLGVETGGEVLIVGAAVCVELWRPDAWLANLEEQMPEFRSLLDGLSN; this is translated from the coding sequence ATGGCGACCGCTGACTTCATCCTGGGTGAGTTCAACCGCAAGATCGACGAGCGATTTCGCTTATCGATTCCGACGGAATTGGCGGAGCCGCTTTGCGAAGAGTCGGCGGACCTGATCCTGGTCAAAGAGCGGCCTGGCTGCCTGAGTTTGTGGAACTCGGCCCAATGGCAGGCCAAGCTCGACGCAGGGGTCAACCTGGTGAAGGCCAAGATTGACGCCGGGCGACTGGAAGGTCGGATCGCTGATGTGCAGATGCTGGGACGGCTGTTGTCGACGCGTCAACGCAACGTGCAGTTGGCGGCGAAAGGGCGACTGCTGATTCCGGAAGGTTTTCGAGAGTTTTTAGGAGTTGAAACAGGCGGAGAAGTGCTGATTGTTGGCGCCGCCGTCTGTGTTGAACTTTGGAGGCCCGACGCCTGGCTGGCGAACTTGGAAGAGCAGATGCCTGAGTTCCGCAGCCTGCTCGACGGCTTGTCCAATTAA
- a CDS encoding GTP-binding protein: MIAPSPLRKLPVTVLSGFLGAGKTTLLNHVLQNRQGLKVAVIVNDMSEVNVDAALVRQGDAQLSRTDEKLVEMSNGCICCTLREDLLLEVGRLAREGRFDYLLIESTGISEPLPVAETFTFEDESGERLADYAELDTMVTVVDAGNFLTDYTSWDDLTDRRVGLSDEDKRNVVDLLVDQIEFANVIIINKLDLVAPDRLELIQGLIRRLNPTARVLLSSHGQIELDQVLGTNLYQLADSAEHPEWLKTERGAEEPETEEYGIGSFVYRARRPFHPERIWSALDLDNGVLNGVMRSKGFAWIASKNDFAFQWSQAGVSMQLEPVGYWWAGAPSELLPEQSEIPQDVLAQFQGEYGDRRQELVFIGIDMDELAIREQLDACLVTDMEYVQGPEMWERFADPMPAVETGEED, translated from the coding sequence ATGATCGCCCCCAGCCCGCTTCGAAAACTGCCGGTAACCGTTCTGTCTGGTTTTTTGGGAGCCGGCAAGACGACGCTGCTCAATCATGTCCTGCAGAATCGCCAAGGTCTGAAGGTGGCGGTGATCGTCAACGACATGAGCGAGGTCAACGTCGACGCAGCGCTGGTTCGTCAGGGGGACGCTCAACTGAGCCGAACGGACGAAAAACTGGTCGAAATGTCGAACGGTTGTATTTGCTGCACGTTGCGGGAAGATCTGCTGTTGGAAGTCGGGCGACTGGCGCGTGAAGGGCGGTTTGACTACCTACTTATCGAAAGCACCGGAATCAGCGAACCGCTGCCGGTCGCCGAGACGTTCACGTTTGAAGACGAGTCAGGCGAGCGGCTGGCCGACTATGCCGAACTCGACACGATGGTCACCGTTGTCGACGCCGGCAATTTTTTGACCGACTACACGTCATGGGACGACCTGACCGATCGCCGGGTCGGACTTTCCGATGAGGACAAACGCAACGTCGTCGATCTGTTAGTCGATCAAATTGAGTTTGCTAATGTGATCATCATCAACAAGCTCGATCTGGTGGCGCCCGATCGATTGGAACTGATTCAGGGGCTGATTCGTCGTTTGAATCCGACTGCCCGAGTCCTGCTTTCCTCACATGGCCAGATCGAACTCGACCAGGTGCTAGGAACCAATCTCTATCAACTTGCGGATTCGGCCGAGCATCCCGAATGGCTAAAAACCGAGCGTGGCGCCGAAGAGCCGGAGACCGAAGAATATGGCATCGGCAGCTTCGTCTATCGGGCCCGCCGTCCTTTTCATCCCGAGCGAATCTGGTCCGCGCTCGACCTGGACAACGGCGTCTTGAACGGCGTGATGCGCAGCAAGGGCTTTGCTTGGATCGCGTCAAAGAACGACTTCGCCTTCCAGTGGTCGCAGGCAGGAGTCTCTATGCAACTGGAGCCAGTCGGCTATTGGTGGGCCGGAGCGCCTTCAGAGTTGCTGCCCGAACAGAGCGAAATCCCGCAGGACGTGCTAGCGCAGTTCCAAGGCGAATATGGCGATCGCCGTCAGGAGTTGGTCTTTATCGGAATCGACATGGACGAATTAGCGATTCGCGAGCAACTGGACGCCTGTTTGGTCACCGACATGGAATATGTCCAGGGACCGGAGATGTGGGAGCGGTTTGCGGATCCAATGCCGGCGGTGGAGACGGGGGAAGAGGATTAA
- a CDS encoding acyltransferase family protein, with protein MDHPAVATAEEGPAAAKPTRFRSLDVFRGASVALMILVNNPGTWSAMYPPLQHAKWHGCTPTDLVFPFFLFAVGNALAFVFARLENASTGEVMRRILVRTLLIFAIGFLLNLFPFVRWNDAGELTLKSLEHCRIFGVLQRIALSYGGAAMLVWWLGQAGKTRGVVVATAILLVGYWIACLVLGDPADPYSLEGFIGTKIDRALLGENHLYHGEGVPFDPEGLFSTITGVAQVMIGWLVGQMMLRSEKNMALVGRLMLVGVHLLLAAYLWQLLFPLNKKIWTSSFVLHTCGLATLALASILYWLEVPAGENGGDSRLATLARRLLGGLFRFFEVFGKNPLFIFVFSAVVVKLLALFRWHPEGSDRWTSPLPWIYSHLFRWEWMDPRLGSFLFSVCLLIVYWLIVAVMDRRKVYIKV; from the coding sequence ATGGATCATCCCGCTGTCGCAACAGCCGAAGAAGGGCCAGCCGCAGCCAAACCAACTCGCTTCCGCTCGCTCGACGTCTTTCGCGGGGCGTCGGTTGCATTGATGATCTTGGTCAACAACCCGGGAACTTGGTCGGCGATGTACCCGCCGCTGCAGCACGCCAAATGGCATGGCTGCACGCCGACCGATCTGGTCTTTCCCTTCTTTCTGTTCGCGGTCGGCAATGCGCTCGCGTTCGTCTTTGCGCGGCTGGAGAATGCGAGTACCGGCGAAGTGATGCGGCGGATATTGGTCCGCACATTGTTGATCTTCGCGATCGGCTTCTTGCTCAACCTGTTTCCGTTCGTTCGCTGGAACGACGCCGGCGAGTTGACGCTGAAATCGCTCGAGCATTGCCGGATCTTTGGCGTCTTGCAGCGGATCGCCCTTAGCTACGGCGGAGCGGCGATGTTGGTGTGGTGGCTCGGCCAAGCGGGTAAGACGCGGGGCGTTGTCGTGGCGACCGCGATCTTGCTGGTCGGCTATTGGATTGCCTGCCTGGTGCTCGGTGATCCGGCCGATCCTTACAGTCTGGAGGGATTCATCGGGACGAAAATCGACCGGGCGCTGTTGGGCGAGAATCATCTCTATCACGGCGAAGGGGTTCCGTTTGATCCGGAGGGGCTCTTCAGCACCATCACCGGCGTTGCCCAAGTGATGATTGGTTGGCTGGTCGGGCAGATGATGCTGCGTTCGGAGAAGAATATGGCGCTGGTCGGTCGGTTGATGCTGGTCGGAGTTCACCTGCTGCTGGCCGCCTACCTGTGGCAGCTGCTGTTTCCGCTGAACAAAAAAATCTGGACATCGTCGTTCGTGCTGCATACCTGCGGGCTGGCGACGCTCGCCTTGGCGTCGATCCTGTATTGGTTGGAAGTGCCGGCCGGCGAGAACGGCGGCGACTCACGCTTGGCGACGCTCGCGCGACGACTGCTCGGCGGGCTGTTCCGCTTCTTTGAGGTCTTCGGCAAGAATCCTCTGTTTATCTTTGTCTTCAGCGCTGTCGTTGTGAAATTGCTTGCCCTCTTTCGTTGGCATCCGGAGGGAAGCGACCGCTGGACTAGCCCGTTGCCGTGGATCTATAGCCATCTGTTTCGCTGGGAATGGATGGATCCGCGGCTCGGATCATTCTTGTTCAGCGTTTGCCTATTGATTGTGTATTGGTTGATTGTGGCGGTCATGGATCGGCGGAAGGTGTACATCAAGGTCTGA
- a CDS encoding diguanylate cyclase, translating to MNDLHRLLITAESDEVVNNVRARLEQVSEGSLTIDRVVSLSDAIAATHDQPYDLVIVDLELPDCSGLANVTRLKEAAPSAAVIVLTAGDDDALELEAIRHGAQEVIAKCDVGASQLVRVVSQALARQQYIATAQSQAMTDTLTGIGNRRAFEREMDRRLHEFRRHGVPFSLGVFDIDNFKKINDDWGHDVGDKTLRVVGESLYQEVRATDMAARLGGEVFAVIFVSTHLADALPVSHRVRAKIGEMCAARIQDELQLTLSGGVVEVKAGDDLRSMLHRADEALYAAKHSGCDCCYTNDGACVSPEPPLSVTTL from the coding sequence TTGAATGACCTGCACCGCCTATTGATTACCGCCGAATCGGACGAAGTCGTCAACAACGTTCGGGCTCGTCTAGAGCAGGTGAGTGAGGGCTCGCTAACCATCGATCGCGTCGTATCGCTGAGTGATGCGATCGCGGCGACGCATGATCAACCCTACGATCTGGTGATTGTCGATCTCGAGCTGCCCGACTGCAGCGGCCTGGCGAATGTGACGCGTTTGAAGGAAGCGGCGCCCTCCGCCGCGGTGATCGTGCTGACCGCCGGCGACGATGATGCGCTTGAGCTAGAGGCGATTCGCCATGGCGCCCAGGAGGTAATCGCGAAGTGCGACGTTGGCGCGTCGCAGTTGGTTCGAGTGGTCAGCCAAGCGCTCGCTCGGCAACAATATATTGCGACCGCCCAGTCCCAAGCGATGACCGACACACTGACCGGCATCGGAAATCGTCGGGCGTTTGAACGCGAGATGGACCGCCGACTGCACGAGTTTCGCCGTCATGGCGTTCCGTTCAGTCTAGGAGTCTTCGACATCGACAACTTCAAGAAAATCAATGACGACTGGGGGCATGACGTCGGCGACAAGACGTTGCGGGTCGTCGGTGAGAGTCTCTACCAAGAGGTGCGTGCGACCGACATGGCGGCGCGGCTGGGCGGTGAGGTCTTCGCCGTGATTTTCGTTTCGACGCACTTGGCCGACGCGTTGCCGGTTTCGCACCGCGTTCGCGCGAAGATCGGTGAAATGTGTGCCGCCCGGATTCAGGACGAATTGCAGCTCACCTTAAGCGGGGGCGTCGTTGAGGTGAAAGCCGGAGACGATTTGCGTTCGATGCTGCACCGGGCGGACGAAGCGTTGTACGCTGCCAAGCATAGCGGCTGCGACTGTTGCTATACGAATGATGGCGCCTGCGTGTCGCCGGAACCGCCGCTCTCCGTTACAACCTTGTAG